A single region of the Silene latifolia isolate original U9 population chromosome 8, ASM4854445v1, whole genome shotgun sequence genome encodes:
- the LOC141595132 gene encoding uncharacterized protein LOC141595132, which produces MVDGKKSEDGHSSSHTPNPIYVVSSHDGMGAKITHVVLLGPNYEEWAKGFRVALGAKRKLHFIDGTLKNKPSDLNDLEDWTAINYLIVAWIFNTIEPRIRSSISYRETAYELWEDIRLRFTVGNEIKIYQIQSELSECKHKLGETIMDYYGRMKKLWDDINDFDALPSCTSLDVDAI; this is translated from the coding sequence ATGGTTGACGGTAAGAAGAGTGAAGATGGTCATAGTTCTTCTCATACTCCCAATCCGATTTACGTTGTATCTTCACACGATGGTATGGGGGCGAAAATCACACATGTTGTTCTCCTCGGACCAAATTATGAAGAATGGGCGAAGGGTTTTCGGGTTGCGTTAGGAGCAAAGAGGAAGCTACATTTTATTGACGGTACTCTCAAAAATAAACCGTCTGATCTGAACGACTTGGAGGATTGGACGGCTATTAATTATTTGATTGTTGCGTGGATTTTCAATACTATTGAACCACGCATCCGATCGTCTATTTCTTATCGTGAAACGGCTTACGAATTATGGGAAGATATTCGTTTGCGATTCACAGTAGGGAATGAGATTAAAATATATCAAATCCAGAGTGAGTTGTCGGAGTGTAAGCATAAACTCGGTGAGACAATCATGGATTATTATGGGCGAATGAAGAAGTTGTGGGACGATATAAACGATTTCGACGCATTACCTTCTTGCACTTCTCTGGATGTCGATGCGATCTGA